TGTAGGCGGCACCATCGAGGTGGGTACGGCCAGGCTAAAACTTGCCCAGGTCCTGACATACCGGCCGGATCGCGGCATGCGGTTCATCGATATTGCGCCCAGCCTGTTGATCAATGAAGCGGATCTGGACGCCACCGGCTTGATTCAGCCCGGCAGCCGGGTTCGCTACCTGATGTTGTTTGCGGGCGATCGCGGCCAGGTCCGCCGCTTCAAGGCTGAATTGCGGGAAATGCTGGGTGACGGCGAGCGTCTTCGGGATATAGCCGATGTCGGCCCGCAAATCAGCTCGGCGATGGATCGGGCCCAGCGCTTTCTGAACTTGTCGGCGCTGGTCAGTGTGTTTCTGGCCGCGGTCGCAGTGGCGATGGCCGCTCGCCGATATGTCAGTCGGCGGCTGGACACAGTTGCTTTGATGAAATGCCTGGGTGCGAAACAGGGGCTGATTCTGCGGGTCAGCGTCATTCAGTTATTGCTGATGTCGGTGATTGCCGGGTTGCTCGGTGTCTGGTTCGGTTATATCGCGCAGGCCGGGCTGAGTTTTATTATGCGAGACCTGATTGGCAGCGAATTGCCGCCGCCCGGATGGAAGCCGGTTTTCCTCGGCCTGGCGACATCGGTAAGCGTGTTGACCGGATTCGCGTTGCCGGGTTTCATGCAACTGGGACAGACCCCGCCGCTGCGTGTACTCAGACACGATATGGGACCCCCGCCGTTACGCTACTCGGTTTCCTACGGGGCCGCGATGGCATCGATGCTGCTGGTCCTTTGGTGGGTAGTCGGAGACGCTGGATTGCTGATCCGTATCGCCATCGGCAGCATCATCGCGATGATGATACTGATGGGCGCCGGCTGGCTGCTGGTGCGCATGCTCAGCGGAATCCGCGGCGCGGCCGGGGTAGCCTGGCGTTATGGTCTGGCCAATATTTCTCGACGTGGCCGCGATAGCGCAATCCAGGTTGTGGCTTTCGGGCTGAGCCTCATGGTCTTGTTGTTGCTGACTGTCGTGCGCAACGACCTGATGGACCTGTGGCGCAACAGCCTGCCCGCCGATGCGGCCAATCGCTTTTTAATCAATATCCAACCGGATGAAGTATCCGGCGTCGATGATTTTCTGGCCAGTCGTGGTCTTGGCCGCCTGGAATTCGTGCCGATAGTGCGCGCGAGGATGACCGCCATTAACGACGTCTCATTGCGCGATCGTGAATTTACCGATCCCGATGGACGGCGGCGCGCCAGCCGCGATGCCAACCTGAGCTGGGCCAGTACTTTAGCCGGCGACAACCAGGTCGTCGCCGGGCGCTGGTGGGGTGAGGTCGTTCCCGAGCACCCCGAAATCTCGGTCGAACAAGGATACGCGGACGACCTCCAGCTCGAACTCGGCGATATCATTAGCTTCAATATCGCGGGAGAAACGGTATCGGCAACGGTAACCAGCTTCCGTACGGTCGAGTGGGATTCTTTCAAACCCAATTTCTTCATCATTTTTTCGCCTGGCGCACTCGAACCGTATCCCGCGACTTACATCAGCAGTTTTTATGCCCGCGAAGGGCAGGACGCGGAAATCCTTGACCTGGTTCGCCGCTACCCCAGCATCACGGTGATCGATATCGACGCGATCATGAGCCAGGTACGCGGCGTCATGGACAAAGCGGCGCTCGCCGTGCAAGCGGTTTTCCTGTTTACCTTGTTTGCCGGCCTGATGGTCTTGCTGGCTGCGGTACAGGCCACGCGGGACCAGCGCCTGTATGAGGCGGCGATATTGAGAACGCTGGGCGCAAAACGCAGGCAGATCCTTTGGGGTGTAGCCACTGAATTTTCCGTGATCGGTCTGTTGGCCGGAGGGCTGGCGGCGTCAGGCGCCAGCGCGGCCGGGTGGTTTCTCGCGGAAAGTCAGTTCCAACTGGAGTATCATTTCGATCCGGTGTTATGGCTGACCGGGCTGATTGCCGGCATGGCGATCGTCGGTCTGGCCGGCACTCTCGCGACTCGCTCGGTGCTGAATCACCCGCCGGTCCATACGCTACGCCAGGCGTAGCGACAATCGATGACGCAAGGAGTTTGCCGTGAAAAAATCGCTGACCGCGGGATGGTTGATTGCTTCAGTATTTTTTCTTGTCGCCTGTAGTCAGGATAACGGTACGGCAAGAGAAGATCATGGCGAGGCTGCTGGCAGCGCTGATGCAGAAATCGTAATAAGTATCAGCAACCATGATAACGAAGTCGACCTGGTGCTGACGGCTGAATCGCTTTACCTGCAATTGTCCGCGGAAAAACTGGCCGAAATCAAAGCCGAATTCGATGACGAGCGTGCGGATGAGGAAGACAATGCGCTGGCCAGCGCGATAAAGAGCGTTGTGCTCGATAACGTAGAGAAATTCTTACTGCAGCGAATCGAATACCCGCTCGAGGAAATCGAATCGATGTATTGGGACGACGGGGAAATCGTCATCGAGGTCGAGGAAGAGAATTTTATTTCCTTCGACGACGTTCAGGGTGATGGGGGCAACATACTGGAAACCTTCGACGAGGAACATGCCCTGGAGTTCATCGAGGCTTTCGAAAAAATTCGCGGCGGTTCCTGACTTGCTTAACGACAATTGTTAACGGATTTTTAGCACCCGTGCGTGTCCGCCACGCCCGGTCAGTACACGAACGCGTTCCCCTTCGAAGAATTCGACTGTCGCGGCCTGAACGATGGCGATTACCCTGCCGTTGTCCATTTCAATGGTAATTTCCTGGCCGTCCTGTTCCGTGATTTTCTTTTCGATCGCCTGGCCGGCGACCGCGCCGACAACGGCGCCGACGGCCCCGGCGACCTGCCGGCCGCCACCGTCGCCGATCTCGCGTCCGATCTCATAACCGATCGCGCCGCCGCCGACCAGGCCGAGCCGGGTTGCCCTGCCATCGATGACGACCGGAACGACCATCAGCACTTCGCCGTAACGAACATCCATGGCGCGCAAGGTGTCCTTGCGACTGTAGACCTCGCCGGCAGTATTCGGCGTCGCGCAACCGGCCAGTAATCCGACCGTGCAAAGCAGTGAAATCAAGGCGGTTTTCATAGTCGCGCTCCGTACAATCGAGGTCCTGATAATAACGCACCAGGCGGCCATCGGTTGACCGGCTGGCGCCTCGGTGACATGCAGGCTAGTCGCTATCGATAAAGTGGGCCAGATCCTTTTTGTATTTGACCAGCGAAGGCGGGTGCAGGTACATCATGTGCCCGGACTCATACATCTCGATCGTGATGTTCTTTTGCTGCTCTGCAGAAATCGTCAGATGATCGATCATGTATTCGGTGGCAAAAGCCGGTGTTGCGAGATCGTAGTAGCCTTGTTGAACGAGCACCCGGAGTTCCGGGTTGTCGTTCATCGCGCGGGACAAATCAGGCATCGTATTCGGCGATGGCATCGGGAAATTGCTGCCAGGCTGCGAGTGACCCCAGTCCCATTTCATGAACAACCGACCGCTGATTTTGTAGTCCTTGTCGCGGCCGAATTTCAGGTCATTGTGATAATAATCCAGGAAATTGCTGACGAACGCCGGTCTTACCGAAGTAAACATCGGGTCATAATCCATTTCCTCGCCTAACAGGTTCAGACTGTTGCCGGTAAACCGGGAATCAATTCTTCCGGCAGTCAGTTTCCTGTCACGCAGCAGTTCCTGCGCAAATTGCTGATGTGAAATGCGCAGATTGGCGCGATCAACATAGTCTTCGCTTAGCCCCAGGTATCTGGAAATTCGGGCGATCACCGCCTGGCGCTCATCCGCGCCAAGGCGATTACCCTTCATCAACGCCGGGCCATAGACATCGACCGCGAACTGTTTCACTTCCTCGTAGAATGCCGCGAGGTCGGCTGGCTTGCTTGCAATGGCATCGTGATACCAGGCGGTGGCGGCCAGCGTCGGCAAATACAGGATATGCGGTAAATCCTCACCGGCGCCGTCCACGCCCACCGCAAAATTGAGAAACGGCGATACCAGGATGACGCCATCGAATGCCATGCCATGTTTACTCTGCACATAGTTGATGACACCGGCCGAACGCATGCCGCCATAGCTTTCACCGAGCAGATATTTTGGCGAACGCCAGCGGCTGTTTTCAGTCACGTACTGCTCGATAAAGTCGGACACGGTCTTGATATCCGCATCGACGCCCCAGAATTCCTCGCCCTCGGCGTCACCGATCGGCCGGCTGTAACCGGTGCCGACCGGGTCGATCATGACCAGGTCGGTCCGGTCGATGATGCTGTATTCGTTGGCGACACGTTCGAAGGGCGGGCCGGTAAAACCGGCATCTTCCGTTTTCACGATGACCGGGCCGAGTACACCCATGTGCAGCCAGATTGATGAGGACCCCGGACCGCCGTTGTAAGCGAACATGATCGGACGATCGGCCAGGTCAGATACACCGTCCTTCAAATACGCGGTATAGCCAAAGGTGGCAAGCGGATCGCCATCGTCATCCTTGAGGATGATGGTGCCGGCTACCGCCGTGTAGCGGACGGTATTTCCGTCGATCCGGACCTGGTGTGAGGTGATCGAGCTTTCAGCCTTCGGTTCTTTGGCCTCCTGTTTGGATTCCCCGTTTTCCTCATCCTGAGACAAGCCAACGCCGGAATATACAGTCAGAAAAAAGATCAGCAGCAGTTTGATTCTCATATTGATTTACCCTTCGAGTCTGCAGGTTGTAAAATGCGAGGGCCGTCGCCTACCCCTGGTTTCGATGTTATCCGCCAAGCGTAGAAGCACCGGCCGCGGACGGCAAGCCCGGACGCTGCTGTTAATCTGTTTTTCAGGGCGTTTTGTCGTGCGACATGCTGGCTATAGAATCCAGCTCATCCCAGCGTGCATAGCTTTGATCCAGTTCGGCGTTGACTTCGTTCAGCCGTTCGAGCGCCGGCTCCGTCTGCGCATGGGGCAGGCGGAAAAATTCCGGCTCATTGACCCGGGCCATCAATTCGGCCTGCTCGGTCTCAAGCGCGGCAATGGTTTCGGGTAGCGCCTCCAGTTCGTTTTTTTCACGGTAAGTCAGCTTGCGCGGCTTCGCTGACTTGCTTTGCGGTTTTTTCCTGGCGGCAACGGCTTTGGCTGGATTTTCCTGGCGTCGTTGTTCTTCCCGTGCCTGGTGATATTCCCACCATTCGCTATAGCCGCCGACATGCTCGCTGATGACGCCATCGCCACCAAAAACCAGCACACTGGTGACCACATTATCGAGAAAGGCGCGGTCATGGCTGACCAGCAGCAGTGTGCCGGGGTAATCCGCGACCAGTTCCTCGAGCAACTCCAGGGTCTCGATATCCAGGTCGTTGGTGGGTTCGTCCAGGACCAGCAAATTGGCTGGCTGAGCGAACTTTTTTGCCAGCATCAGACGATTGCGCTCGCCGCCCGACAAGGTGCTGACCGGTGACTCGAATCGTTCGGGCGGGAACAGAAAACTTCGCAGATAGCCGGCCACGTGGCGGCGATGGCCATTGATCATGAT
This genomic stretch from Pseudomonadota bacterium harbors:
- a CDS encoding FtsX-like permease family protein — translated: MLSLRLALKTLARDWKSGELLVLSLAIMVAVAALTAVSFFTDRISQAVKLQASEALAADLSLQSTGPLPQNYSQAARAAGLDIANVVSMASVVFAGEGNALANVRAVSDGYPLRGRMKIADGLLLPARAADAIPAPGEAWASTRLLARLGADVGGTIEVGTARLKLAQVLTYRPDRGMRFIDIAPSLLINEADLDATGLIQPGSRVRYLMLFAGDRGQVRRFKAELREMLGDGERLRDIADVGPQISSAMDRAQRFLNLSALVSVFLAAVAVAMAARRYVSRRLDTVALMKCLGAKQGLILRVSVIQLLLMSVIAGLLGVWFGYIAQAGLSFIMRDLIGSELPPPGWKPVFLGLATSVSVLTGFALPGFMQLGQTPPLRVLRHDMGPPPLRYSVSYGAAMASMLLVLWWVVGDAGLLIRIAIGSIIAMMILMGAGWLLVRMLSGIRGAAGVAWRYGLANISRRGRDSAIQVVAFGLSLMVLLLLTVVRNDLMDLWRNSLPADAANRFLINIQPDEVSGVDDFLASRGLGRLEFVPIVRARMTAINDVSLRDREFTDPDGRRRASRDANLSWASTLAGDNQVVAGRWWGEVVPEHPEISVEQGYADDLQLELGDIISFNIAGETVSATVTSFRTVEWDSFKPNFFIIFSPGALEPYPATYISSFYAREGQDAEILDLVRRYPSITVIDIDAIMSQVRGVMDKAALAVQAVFLFTLFAGLMVLLAAVQATRDQRLYEAAILRTLGAKRRQILWGVATEFSVIGLLAGGLAASGASAAGWFLAESQFQLEYHFDPVLWLTGLIAGMAIVGLAGTLATRSVLNHPPVHTLRQA
- a CDS encoding glycine zipper 2TM domain-containing protein → MKTALISLLCTVGLLAGCATPNTAGEVYSRKDTLRAMDVRYGEVLMVVPVVIDGRATRLGLVGGGAIGYEIGREIGDGGGRQVAGAVGAVVGAVAGQAIEKKITEQDGQEITIEMDNGRVIAIVQAATVEFFEGERVRVLTGRGGHARVLKIR
- a CDS encoding carboxypeptidase, which produces MRIKLLLIFFLTVYSGVGLSQDEENGESKQEAKEPKAESSITSHQVRIDGNTVRYTAVAGTIILKDDDGDPLATFGYTAYLKDGVSDLADRPIMFAYNGGPGSSSIWLHMGVLGPVIVKTEDAGFTGPPFERVANEYSIIDRTDLVMIDPVGTGYSRPIGDAEGEEFWGVDADIKTVSDFIEQYVTENSRWRSPKYLLGESYGGMRSAGVINYVQSKHGMAFDGVILVSPFLNFAVGVDGAGEDLPHILYLPTLAATAWYHDAIASKPADLAAFYEEVKQFAVDVYGPALMKGNRLGADERQAVIARISRYLGLSEDYVDRANLRISHQQFAQELLRDRKLTAGRIDSRFTGNSLNLLGEEMDYDPMFTSVRPAFVSNFLDYYHNDLKFGRDKDYKISGRLFMKWDWGHSQPGSNFPMPSPNTMPDLSRAMNDNPELRVLVQQGYYDLATPAFATEYMIDHLTISAEQQKNITIEMYESGHMMYLHPPSLVKYKKDLAHFIDSD